One window from the genome of Haladaptatus paucihalophilus DX253 encodes:
- a CDS encoding HVO_2523 family zinc finger protein: MEETPKGRPCPLCGASMFHRHCKYVCPQHGVVYDCADTFY, encoded by the coding sequence ATGGAGGAGACGCCGAAGGGACGGCCCTGTCCGCTGTGCGGTGCGTCGATGTTCCACCGCCACTGCAAGTACGTCTGCCCGCAGCACGGCGTCGTCTACGACTGCGCGGACACGTTCTACTAG
- a CDS encoding PGF-CTERM sorting domain-containing protein, producing the protein MRFKRIHVLAVVLMICAVPATVSAATAANDVSSAPLAQQTTTTDTMGNGTMDDNMTTTTDSMDDGMSDDQMTTTETMDDGMGDDNMTDGTMTDDNMTDDNMTDDNMTDDNMSDTTTDGMNDGEEGGNSDTSLPGFGIVVALVALVGGALYIARNR; encoded by the coding sequence ATGCGATTCAAACGCATACACGTGCTGGCAGTCGTACTGATGATTTGTGCCGTCCCCGCGACGGTGAGCGCGGCGACGGCCGCGAACGACGTTTCGAGCGCGCCGCTCGCGCAACAGACGACCACCACGGACACGATGGGCAACGGGACCATGGACGACAACATGACCACGACGACGGACTCCATGGACGACGGGATGAGCGATGACCAGATGACGACGACCGAGACGATGGACGACGGCATGGGCGACGACAACATGACGGACGGGACGATGACCGATGACAACATGACCGATGACAACATGACCGATGACAACATGACCGATGACAACATGAGTGACACCACGACCGACGGAATGAACGACGGCGAGGAGGGCGGAAACTCGGACACTTCCTTGCCCGGATTCGGCATCGTGGTCGCGCTCGTCGCGCTCGTCGGCGGCGCGCTGTACATCGCACGGAACCGGTGA